Genomic segment of Triticum aestivum cultivar Chinese Spring chromosome 6A, IWGSC CS RefSeq v2.1, whole genome shotgun sequence:
AGGCAAAATAAGTACTGATGACCAAAACTGTACAGAATGCAGCACACGTCTAATACGGCTACTAACAGTTGGCACTTGCCAGTAAAACCAGGGAAGTGGTTACCTTACGCTCTTGACTATTCGTGCTAACAATAATATATCTTGCAGAACTCATCTCCGTCTAATACCAATGCTCTTCTTCTTCTGTGTGATCGAAAAACGTCTTGACATTGCAACATTGTAAAATTTTCTCATATGCTCTGAAAGCCGATGTATTGCGCCAAGGTTGCCAACAGCTGACAACTGCAGCATGATAGAATCGAACTTCTTGTACGACAGTTTCATGTCATGGTTTATTACTTCATCTAGAAGAGTGGTAGCGTCTTCTGTTCTTCCACAATCAAACAGCCCATCAATCATTATTTCATAGGTATCAACAGCACGTCGACATCCTCTCTTGTCCATTTCAGTCCGAATATCGAGTGCCCTGTGTGGCTCTCTCATACCAAAAAACATCTCCATCAGCATATTGTAAGTATGAACACTGGGCTCACAGTGTGCTTCTATCATCCTCTCGGCGAGTTTGAGCGCATCATCAGCCTTCTGAAGACTACAAAGCACCTCAAGAAAGCAATTGTAAGTGACAATGTCAGGAGGAAACCCAGCCTTCCCCATCTCCTCCAAAATGCAGTAGGCAGCATCAAGTCTATCCACCAAGCACATGCCTTCAATCAAATCTTTAAAGGTTGATACATCAGGCATGCAGCCACGTTTAATCATATCCGAAATCAGCTCAAAGCACTCATCCATCCGATCAGCTTTGGCTAGCGCAACAATCATAATAGCATATACCTTAGCTGTGGGAGAGGATATCTTCGACCCCTCGGCCCTCATGAACTCAAACAACTCTCTTGCCTCCGAGATCAAACCAGAGCTGCAGAACGAGTCAATAGCAGCAATGTACGTGAAGTTCTCCGGGGTGTGCTTCATCTCAATCATTTCCTCGAGCACCTTCATGGCCTTCTTGGGGTCCCTGGCGCGGCACCACCCAAAGAACAGGATGCTGTAGGTCTCGGCATTTCCCTGCAGCTTCTTCTTCATACGACCAAACACCGTCTCCGCCTCCCTGACCATCCCGCACTTGCAGAAGGCGTCCAGGAGGATGTTGAGCGCGTCGGTCTCCGGCGGCGTGCGCATCCGCACCCGCCGCTTCTTGGCCAGCTTCCTGAGGTTGGTGAGGTGCTTCTCGGTGTAGGCGCGCAGGATGCCTAGCAGGTCCTCGACCGGCACCGACCTCGTGCCGTGGCGCTTCATGTGGTCGAGCACGTCGCAGAGGACGCCGAACTGGCGGGACTTGTACCGCGTGCCGGAGAGGATGTCGATCATGTCGTTGTACGTCCGGTGCTCGTGCTCGTAGTTGTCCTGCTGGGAGGCCCAGGCGAAGAAGCGGAAGGCCAGCTTCTCCTCGTAGCGCAGGCGGTGCATCACGTCGGCCACGAGCGGGGTGGTCAGCTCGGCGCCCAGCGCGTCGAGGGCGGCCTCCGTGCCCTCGTTGGAGCCCTCCTCTGTCTCCGTCACCGCGTCGTAGATCCTATCGGACAGAGACGCGACGTGCTCCTCCTGGAGGTTGGTGGGGAGGAGGACGTGCCCGGAGGAGAACCGTCGCGCCGGGAGGTCCGGGAGATGGCgccgcgggggcgggggcggggcctGAGCGCGGCTTAACGGCGGGGAGGATGCGCGCGAGTAGTATGCGGCGGCGGGGGAGGAACAGGGCGCGGCGGCGAgaaggcggcggaggtggcggagcCGGAGGGGGAGGTTGGGGGATATCATGTGGCTTGGGAACGCGAGGCAACGGGGGGTGGGGGATTCGGAGGCTGAAAACGGACACGGCGGCGCGGAGGGTGCTCCTTTCTATGGTGGGTTCTGAGAAGAGGGAAGGGGATTGTAGGCCTAACACTGTGGCCCAGACAGACTATCTAGGCTAAGCGGGCCGAACGTAATGGAAATGGACTCATTACACACATTTTTCCTTAAATCCTTTATTAAAATGAATTCCCCTAAAATATattaaaattaataaaaaataataatctctatctctacctatatatattatatatatatatatactaataaaacaagtattgcttctggtcgtccgtctaAACATTACCCTCGAAGTTGCCATATATTACCCGCTATGCCATCTAAACGGAAAACGATTCGTTTTTTGTTAAGACACCGTCGCTATAAGTGTTTTATAGGTACGATACCCATCATTTAGCACATGTGAGCTGGTGGCGTAGTGGCAGCAGCCTGTTTCTCCCACTTGAAAGACCAGGGTTTCGAACCCTGCGTTCACCATTTTTTCCAACTCCTTTTTCTCACCCACCTCATCCCCCCTGAATgtcttcatgggccggcccgcggGACGCGGCATCTCTATTTTTCTTCatctttttgtcttttcttttcttatttctgtTTTTTACTCTCTTTTTTGAGTTAATTCAAGAttgaaatttttaaaaaagttgtagattttggaaaaaaaatggtcgagaaatcataaaatgtcTACGAATCTTAAAAATGTttgaaaaatcataaaattttACAAAGATTTtggaaaattataaaaaaaattacaATTTGGAAAACAATTGTCGGGAAATAAAACCATGTTCttgattttgaaaaaatgatcaTGTATACAAAACATATTCGCGATCACGAATCTAAAAAAATAtccatgaaattttagaaaattctcaaaaaaaatcaACTTTTCTGCGAATTTTTCACTAATTTTAAAAAACcattgattcaaaaaatgttcaggaatttaaaaaatattcatgtgttCAATAAATGTTCGTCTAAACAAAACAAATGTTTACGAATTTTAAAAATGCCCAATTATTTAGAAAAAAATGTTTGTCAATTCCAAAAACTTTTTGACGTTTCAAAAGTCTTTTATGTCTACGTTTTGATCAGTTTTTGGAAAGTCTTTATATGTCTAGGCGTTGGGAGTAGTTCGTGGTAGATGAGATTTATTttaaaagttttaaacattttcttgcACTACACAATGACAAGTGTGTCATGCGGTGGCAAGCTCATTGTCTTGAGATTTACCATGTCGAATGCATTGTGATCATGTGGACATCACGTCCATCATCAGCGAGAGTCGGAAGAAAGGTAAATGGCAAAATGATGAGCCACCGTGTTAAAATAAAGGATGTTGATTGGGTCATACTTATTTGACCAGAGTGTAATTTTTGTATctaccgttgcaacgcacggacatgttTGCTAGTAAACATTAAAACATGATGTAAGGTTCTGTCGTCCGCTTCTCCTTCATACGTTTCCCCTCCCTCTCGCATTTTGATTTTTCTctccattttttaaatcaaatttCCTTAAAAACCGCCTTGATTGCTTGACATTTTATTACCTTATCAGATAAATTATATTTTTTTAGGATAAATTGTATTTCCTTTGGTAAGTCAATAAGCCCTTAATTACTAAATATAAGTGTTTATCAAATAGAATATATTTTTATACAATCACATTAATATGAGCAGGTAAATTGGGGGCTaacctattactccctccgttccgaattacttgtcttagatttgtctagatacggaggtgtCTAACACTAAAAAGAGTCTAAatatatccgtatctagacaaattcagGACAAGTAATTCAAAACGGGGGAGTAGATATTTATGCCTCGTTGCAACACAAGTGCAATTGTATAGTTCCTCAAAACAAGTATAGAAACGTTGCATTTTTTATGAGTACTTATCTAGAAGAGAAATGATAGAACCGACGCAAACAACTGAGCTGCATATCAGGCCAAAAATGATTCTTAGTAAATCATGtatcttcttttctttttaatTAATGAGGTGCATACGTGGACTATATTagcaaagcaacaaagaaaaacaaCTGACTTAGAGTCCTACGCGCCCGTTTAGTTCTCCTAATTTATATAATTCATGTGTAGGGTCAACCATGTATTATAACGTGCTCACACGCACAAACACACGAGTTGCATCATCTGGCTGTCGTCAAGACATCCCCATTCCTATTCTTGTCCCCATCCTTCTCCGCAGGGGTGTCCATGGGCATGTGCGACCGCACAGGGCCTCCCAGTTATGTGTCCAATGTCTAGTGCATTGTTGTTTTTGGCCCTTTTTTCACACCTAGTCGCTTGCTCCCCAAACTAGATCTGCTCCTAAATCTCCAAAAACGAGCCTTTCCCAAGTCCTGATCTACATAATCTGCCAATCCATCAATCTTTCCCGAGATGAATTGACGGAAGTGTGGCGAAGATGAACTGACTAAAGTGCGGCGCCACCACACAGAtacagttggaaatatgccctagaggcaataataaaatggttattattatatttttttgttcatgataattgtctgttgttcatgttttaattgtattaaccggaaaccataatacatgtgtgaatacatagatgacaacatgttcctagtgagcctctagttgactagctcgttgatcaatagatggttatggttttctgaccatgggcattggatgttgttgataacgggatcacatcatacatcattaggaaaatgatgtgatggacaagacccaatcctaagcatagcacaagatcgtgtagttcgttcgctagagcttttctaatgtcaagtatcatttccttagactatgagattgtacaactcccggataccgtaggaatgctttggatgtatcaaacgtcacaacgtaactgggtgactataaaggtgcactacaggtatctccaaaagtgtctattgggtaggcatgaatcgagactgggatttatcactccgtatgagggagaggtatctctgggcccactcgataatgcatcatcataatgagctcagtttgactaaagagttagtcacgggatcatgcattacagaacgagtaaagagacttcactaaaaaaatacacttccgtgatgatacgtgtttgtcacagtaggtcactttttttgtcatgcatgtacatccatgacaaatttatgacagaattaagatagtcatacatgtgttgttgtagaagtgttccatgacattaccaaaattatcatcacggaagtgtccacttccatgacgataaatcgcgcgtcacagaagtgctttcgtcaagggtgaccgacacgtggcatccaccgtaacggaacgccgttaagctatcgggtcgggttttggatccaataacccgttaacagccccgaccaatgagaattttccacatgtaaaatcatcattggctgaaggaaacacgtgtcggctcaccgttgggacagatgtcatccgctcattggaccgaaggcgcctatgatacggcgacacatggcatggcccaacagaggcccattcatgtgaaaaggccggcccatttgacttggtcaaaaggtcgcgggccggcccacggaaagcctattaacagTCTGTTCGGATATaggccatttacagcccgctaacccagggcccgttacgccctttccgaattaggcccagtagcgtcatctgggccgtccaatatgattcagcctgttttaacttccggcccatgtgtggcccatgacttctttcggcccatatgaggacctttgtaactcttggcccattaacggcctgtggtgaaactggcccgtaataaacagtgtatcactttatacccattaagggtccgttattccattgggccgtttccagcccaagttatctttcggccttctcagggcccattgattcttgggctcatttgcagtattcggttacatacggcccgttactgtcattttctgcttgtgggccaaattcatcccatcgttacagtcggcccgtttgcggaccgttaatacgttgggtcgttttcatgtaaaaaacccgttgggatgttttcatagagttatcaaatacggcctattaacggcccgttatggtccacgaatagtacggctcatgattggcgaaatgatgatatgccccgtagaaggcccatggatcctacggcccgtatgaggcccatggatagtacggcccgtagaaggcccatggatcgtacgacccatagaaggcccatggaccctacgggccgtagaaggcccatggaccctaaggcccgtatagaaggccgatggatcctacggccggacgaaggcccatggatcatacgacccgtagaaggcccatgattattttggcctacttaccaaaaataggctattgtggccactagaaaaaaacagaaaaagaactgcagtgactacaagcaaacaactaaacaagacaataaggaaataaataagcaagcaattaacgctagcctattatcgctattacacatattacatccactgggcatcaaagttcgccaccagtgcaaatatggggaacaaagcagcacattacatacactggccgtcaaaattggccaccagtgcaaataaacgcggcagcaaaacaagagcataactgaaacaacttcagaagagctcaagaaacgttatcctgggtatccaccatgctgacaataagcttagcaagctgattagctttgtcctgtttggcgctaaaatcctccaacgcttatTGTTGcatcagaaagtatgcatctgaatgctccagggacttccgcagtccttccgcttcttgtcgcagcatagctgatcgatgtctttcagcttgtagttgagactcaagaaaccgaactgattcagacagtgagtttgaatagcttgtgcaagcggtagtggccagtaactcgaacactaaaccaagacaggactttggggttgtctcgctgtcttcaagatagtcttccttagctgttttatcagctttgttggagaccaacaaggatgtgtcactatcctgaaccttatctgcattacttcctttaccattgcttaataaggcactcttccccaatattctgtcagcattctaaaagaagaaacaagcagacacataacaagtttagcatgtactagtatatgaaactcatttcggtgaaccagttcattagtaaggtggacaggattaaactaccaagtcttctattgccaagtactagtacataataaaagcatcaaacaaacatatatctatgtcctatggtcactgcattgtcttgccaaatcaaaatagagacacggttcaaatcatatcagttcaagaccaagcagcagtgaaagaatacaaagcgtggggaactacacggcacaacaagatttcagatgggtaccatgggtatacatgtacaacaacactattggatctattgtgatgctagtaatgtgcatgatatgaaagtcaactgtatacacaattgaaattgaaatcaacagagctattgataagagcaaactgttaaagaaacatgcatgaacatacctgctgtgccattggagtttcgattggatccttcaatttaaaaataagtttgtatgagtaaatacaatgatacaagagcaaagcaatcatagttaaaaaaggcgcgcctaagcgagcgcttaagcgcgcctaggctctaggcgttggcaaaacgcattgcgcataactacgcataatctgtgcataactgcgcataagcatgcgctttggtcagtaaagcgcaaggcggtggcaaaacgcacaattaacgcctaacgcttttttgaactatgatagcaatggaatcttaaattagaacagttgttcttcaggtttaggcacttgttctacatgaacagagtacagtaagacgcaagaatataatacttaaaaatagaaaatgagctcatagaccttaccacattcttggttcgggaccagtacagaacaaggcgttcccattcatcatccagtaaatgtgtctcaggagaacgtaagggaatttgatgagtttctttgtcggtgaagtacattttcttcaggtaattccgatactgccaccaagcattcttgaagataatagaggtattagcacaggttacctcatcctgagtttccaaatcggtccttctctatagagaaaatgggaaaatttgatgtattataaccatcatggaggtaggatgtatgggacgaagcaaagtaattgccatgaataacattacttatacatagctcctggacaaacacctgcaactggcattttccttcatcttcagtataatatttccaagatgggaagatacgcacatacgatttaacaacatcaaatgcgatagatgctaaactacgactagctggttgtgcttcctccacaggaataggcgtactaactggtggagttggggttcgccgtgatagtactggccctttgtgactggagctgccttactaactgctcttgtttgggagctttgtggtggagatggtgttgtgtcaacaggaactgggttactatcggctggggttggggttagattgggtgaagctggttctctgtccatcgcagtaggggtacaatctgcgagagtttgggttatgtgtggtagggctggttcttgtgcatgtacaaccggggtgctatctccaccaagaggtagcactgttttatttgaagaccgtgtttttagtccgctagatactggcatcacccgctccaattcaaatggctgataaacaggaaacatagttgaatgtacagacattgtatgagagacagatgcaatagatagtgtggaaaaaagagggcatgaaatagttgacatgtatattgtttaactaaaacggatagcatgacataatttcacatatatgatgtctatctaaactggatagcatagcatagcataattcaaagatatgatgaataactaaacaggatcgcatgacataattcacctacatgttatctaagtaatcaggatcgcatcatttaattcacatatgtgatttatatgctaaacagagggcattcgatatgatgtctgaactaagaacatggtgttgaatattgtgtatatgatgtctaaactatgcaatgcaagacaccgtatgcatgatatgagcagtataaccgtgccaagttagagcatacacctcagtgggggaataggactggtcatctgtctctgaatccatc
This window contains:
- the LOC123128447 gene encoding pentatricopeptide repeat-containing protein At1g73400, mitochondrial, with the protein product MISPNLPLRLRHLRRLLAAAPCSSPAAAYYSRASSPPLSRAQAPPPPPRRHLPDLPARRFSSGHVLLPTNLQEEHVASLSDRIYDAVTETEEGSNEGTEAALDALGAELTTPLVADVMHRLRYEEKLAFRFFAWASQQDNYEHEHRTYNDMIDILSGTRYKSRQFGVLCDVLDHMKRHGTRSVPVEDLLGILRAYTEKHLTNLRKLAKKRRVRMRTPPETDALNILLDAFCKCGMVREAETVFGRMKKKLQGNAETYSILFFGWCRARDPKKAMKVLEEMIEMKHTPENFTYIAAIDSFCSSGLISEARELFEFMRAEGSKISSPTAKVYAIMIVALAKADRMDECFELISDMIKRGCMPDVSTFKDLIEGMCLVDRLDAAYCILEEMGKAGFPPDIVTYNCFLEVLCSLQKADDALKLAERMIEAHCEPSVHTYNMLMEMFFGMREPHRALDIRTEMDKRGCRRAVDTYEIMIDGLFDCGRTEDATTLLDEVINHDMKLSYKKFDSIMLQLSAVGNLGAIHRLSEHMRKFYNVAMSRRFSITQKKKSIGIRRR